One Panicum virgatum strain AP13 chromosome 9K, P.virgatum_v5, whole genome shotgun sequence genomic region harbors:
- the LOC120652885 gene encoding protein DA1-related 2-like isoform X2 — MAYPSRSCGRCSNERRSSFMKWLCTFLKGSKPGEPNQRRPRITAGGEEEDTLWQPPVRPKNDPPRNDNEELDRAIAESLAEDVKPPKERNHKGDSNDEDLARAIQDSLNMNPYTPYNPYAPSQAQPRGHRVCRRCKHEIGHGHYLSCMGIYWHPQCFRCCSCGHPIRETEFTLLGTDPYHKLCYKELHHPKCDVCLQFIPTNRSGLIEYRAHPFWGQKYCPLHEQDRTPRCCSCEKMEPRNTKYMSLGDGRSLCMECLGSAVMDTGECQPLYHSIRDYYEGMYMKLDQQIPMLLVERQALNEAMEGESKGPHHMPETRGLCLSEEQTVSSILRRPRIGGNRLLDMRTQPQKLTRRCEVTAILVLYGLPRLLTGSILAHELMHGWLRLKGYRNLNAEVEEGICQVMSYLWLESEILPASSRHAPSSSYASSSSSSYPPTSSKKGGISHTEKKLGEFFMHQIANDTSTAYGDGFRTAYAAVNKYGLRQTLNHIRLTGGFPV; from the exons AGAGGAGATCCAGCTTCATGAAGTGGCTCTGCACTTTCCTGAAGGGTTCAAAGCCTGGCGAGCCGAACCAGCGGCGGCCCCGGATTACGGCcggcggagaggaggaggacacGCTCTGGCAACCTCCAGTCAGACCAAAG AATGACCCACCTAGAAATGACAATGAAGAATTGGACCGTGCAATTGCAGAGTCTCTTGCAGAGGATGTCAAACCCCCCAAAG AACGAAACCATAAGGGAGACAGCAACGATGAAGATCTTGCAAGAGCCATACAGGACAGTCTCAACATGAATCCTTACACGCCTTACAACCCTTATGCCCCTTCCCAGGCCCAGCCGAGAGGACACAG GGTATGTAGACGCTGCAAGCATGAGATAGGACATGGCCATTACTTGAGCTGCATGGGAATTTACTGGCACCCTCAGTGCTTCcgctgctgctcctgtggcCACCCTATCCGTGAGACTGAG TTCACCTTGCTAGGCACAGATCCATACCACAAGTTGTGCTACAAGGAGCTGCATCACCCAAAATGCGACGTCTGCCTTCAGTTT ATTCCAACGAACAGGAGTGGCTTGATAGAGTACAGAGCCCACCCATTCTGGGGTCAGAAGTACTGCCCTTTACATGAGCAAGACAGGACGCCGCGTTGCTGTAGCTGTGAGAAAATGGAG CCAAGGAACACAAAGTATATGTCACTAGGAGATGGCCGCAGCTTGTGCATGGAATGCCTAGGATCTGCAGTCATGGACACTGGCGAGTGCCAACCCCTGTACCATTCTATCAGAGACTACTACGAGGGGATGTACATGAAACTGGACCAGCAGATACCCATGCTCTTGGTTGAACGGCAAGCGCTTAACGAAGCCATGGAAGGAGAGAGCAAA GGTCCACACCATATGCCTGAAACAAGAGGCCTATGTCTGTCAGAGGAGCAGACTGTGAGCAGT ATACTTAGGAGGCCCAGAATTGGTGGAAACCGGTTACTGGACATGAGAACTCAGCCACAAAAGCTGACAAGGAGATGTGAAGTTACTGCGATACTTGTCTTGTATGGTCTCCCCAG GCTACTAACAGGCTCCATTCTTGCCCATGAGCTGATGCACGGGTGGTTGCGCCTCAAAG GTTACCGAAACCTAAATGCGGAGGTTGAAGAAGGCATATGCCAGGTCATGTCTTACTTGTGGCTGGAATCAGAGATTCTTCCAGCTTCCTCAAGGCACGCGCCTTCATCGTCCtatgcctcctcttcctcttcttcttatcCACCCACATCATCCAAGAAAGGTGGAATTTCTCATACCGAGAAGAAGCTCGGAGAGTTCTTCATGCACCAGATTGCCAATGACACATCAACAGCCTACGGTGACGGTTTCAGAACTGCCTATGCTGCTGTCAACAAGTATGGCCTTCGCCAAACACTGAACCATATACGCCTGACTGGAGGCTTCCCTGTATAA
- the LOC120652885 gene encoding protein DA1-related 2-like isoform X1, producing MGPMLSTQAISCGVLSLCFSFLSNAERRSSFMKWLCTFLKGSKPGEPNQRRPRITAGGEEEDTLWQPPVRPKNDPPRNDNEELDRAIAESLAEDVKPPKERNHKGDSNDEDLARAIQDSLNMNPYTPYNPYAPSQAQPRGHRVCRRCKHEIGHGHYLSCMGIYWHPQCFRCCSCGHPIRETEFTLLGTDPYHKLCYKELHHPKCDVCLQFIPTNRSGLIEYRAHPFWGQKYCPLHEQDRTPRCCSCEKMEPRNTKYMSLGDGRSLCMECLGSAVMDTGECQPLYHSIRDYYEGMYMKLDQQIPMLLVERQALNEAMEGESKGPHHMPETRGLCLSEEQTVSSILRRPRIGGNRLLDMRTQPQKLTRRCEVTAILVLYGLPRLLTGSILAHELMHGWLRLKGYRNLNAEVEEGICQVMSYLWLESEILPASSRHAPSSSYASSSSSSYPPTSSKKGGISHTEKKLGEFFMHQIANDTSTAYGDGFRTAYAAVNKYGLRQTLNHIRLTGGFPV from the exons AGAGGAGATCCAGCTTCATGAAGTGGCTCTGCACTTTCCTGAAGGGTTCAAAGCCTGGCGAGCCGAACCAGCGGCGGCCCCGGATTACGGCcggcggagaggaggaggacacGCTCTGGCAACCTCCAGTCAGACCAAAG AATGACCCACCTAGAAATGACAATGAAGAATTGGACCGTGCAATTGCAGAGTCTCTTGCAGAGGATGTCAAACCCCCCAAAG AACGAAACCATAAGGGAGACAGCAACGATGAAGATCTTGCAAGAGCCATACAGGACAGTCTCAACATGAATCCTTACACGCCTTACAACCCTTATGCCCCTTCCCAGGCCCAGCCGAGAGGACACAG GGTATGTAGACGCTGCAAGCATGAGATAGGACATGGCCATTACTTGAGCTGCATGGGAATTTACTGGCACCCTCAGTGCTTCcgctgctgctcctgtggcCACCCTATCCGTGAGACTGAG TTCACCTTGCTAGGCACAGATCCATACCACAAGTTGTGCTACAAGGAGCTGCATCACCCAAAATGCGACGTCTGCCTTCAGTTT ATTCCAACGAACAGGAGTGGCTTGATAGAGTACAGAGCCCACCCATTCTGGGGTCAGAAGTACTGCCCTTTACATGAGCAAGACAGGACGCCGCGTTGCTGTAGCTGTGAGAAAATGGAG CCAAGGAACACAAAGTATATGTCACTAGGAGATGGCCGCAGCTTGTGCATGGAATGCCTAGGATCTGCAGTCATGGACACTGGCGAGTGCCAACCCCTGTACCATTCTATCAGAGACTACTACGAGGGGATGTACATGAAACTGGACCAGCAGATACCCATGCTCTTGGTTGAACGGCAAGCGCTTAACGAAGCCATGGAAGGAGAGAGCAAA GGTCCACACCATATGCCTGAAACAAGAGGCCTATGTCTGTCAGAGGAGCAGACTGTGAGCAGT ATACTTAGGAGGCCCAGAATTGGTGGAAACCGGTTACTGGACATGAGAACTCAGCCACAAAAGCTGACAAGGAGATGTGAAGTTACTGCGATACTTGTCTTGTATGGTCTCCCCAG GCTACTAACAGGCTCCATTCTTGCCCATGAGCTGATGCACGGGTGGTTGCGCCTCAAAG GTTACCGAAACCTAAATGCGGAGGTTGAAGAAGGCATATGCCAGGTCATGTCTTACTTGTGGCTGGAATCAGAGATTCTTCCAGCTTCCTCAAGGCACGCGCCTTCATCGTCCtatgcctcctcttcctcttcttcttatcCACCCACATCATCCAAGAAAGGTGGAATTTCTCATACCGAGAAGAAGCTCGGAGAGTTCTTCATGCACCAGATTGCCAATGACACATCAACAGCCTACGGTGACGGTTTCAGAACTGCCTATGCTGCTGTCAACAAGTATGGCCTTCGCCAAACACTGAACCATATACGCCTGACTGGAGGCTTCCCTGTATAA